Proteins co-encoded in one Octopus bimaculoides isolate UCB-OBI-ISO-001 chromosome 7, ASM119413v2, whole genome shotgun sequence genomic window:
- the LOC106878780 gene encoding prestin — MLDRELSNCTNVLGDHPPIVQMESSKDVNSILYRNSSLTQSRLDNLYRKPNAKKPSLSQRVRSQCYCSKRRLWKVLSTYLPVIRVIRYYKLKSYLLIDFLAGLTVGVMHIPQALGFGKLTSVKIVNGLYTSFWPVALYTIFGTSPHVSIGTSAVICILTAGIVDEQALIFAKDHFNSSFFHNSSAADWESIPEYMDFKEGVAMTTSLLAGLILLLMGVCRLGFITAYLSESFFSAFTSAAAVHIATSQISSMLGLSIKKYSGLFKIIYTYRDIFLNITKTNIAELIMSIICIIILLLVKSCINDRFKHKLKSPIPIELIVVILGTLVAYLANLAEIYDVKIVGLISTEIPVPKVPPLSNATDILLDSFIIAILIFANTIAMAKICAKKHNYEINDSQELIAYGLCNFVSAFFLCFPSSVAPPRSMIASTMGAKTTLHAVVTAILMFLLLSVISSLFKTLPVSILAAVIVIALKGLFLQIADLKKFWHINIFDFTIWLITFLSVVFLDIDYGLGIGIVISLLTVVLQSQLGPSYRIARLPKEHLLVEHKLYHSEEIRGVKIFRFEANIYFATAEIFRNSLYRKTLNPRKLLKQLQKLEKRLQEQNKKSSSTMDILKRSTSVDSESADTTIIGDQTFPFSVDKTIALDGSCKTQYSSVSHVTMNPSSTNVSNGEVPNGRKHSITQSSDSGIIWQEEETDPEDGGCYIPEGNLNIMKSVRFIILDLSSVNYIDATGANILSYIYKEYEHVNVEVFLAACHPRVCKSLQQAGVFDVFPPDNVFVTVNCAIAQTYNNYKIKSYDLKNFTDEEAAEDSYVTKL, encoded by the coding sequence ATGCTAGACAGAGAATTGTCGAATTGTACCAATGTTTTGGGAGACCATCCACCAATTGTTCAAATGGAGTCTTCGAAAGATGTAAATTCAATTTTATATAGAAATTCATCGCTTACTCAAAGCCGACTTGATAATCTTTATAGGAAACCAAATGCGAAAAAACCATCCCTTTCTCAAAGAGTCAGATCCCAGTGTTATTGTTCCAAAAGAAGACTATGGAAAGTGTTGAGTACTTACCTACCAGTTATCAGAGTAATAcgatattacaaattaaaaagcTATCTTTTAATAGATTTCTTAGCCGGATTAACCGTTGGTGTCATGCATATTCCTCAAGCATTGGGTTTCGGAAAACTAACTTCAGTGAAAATAGTAAATGGACTTTATACATCATTTTGGCCAGTGGCTTTATACACGATTTTTGGCACGTCTCCGCATGTATCCATTGGAACAAGTGCTGTCATTTGTATCTTGACAGCAGGTATCGTTGACGAACAGGCTCTCATTTTTGCTAAGGATCACTTCAACAGTTCCTTTTTCCACAACAGTTCCGCTGCCGATTGGGAGTCGATACCAGAGTATATGGACTTTAAAGAAGGAGTCGCCATGACAACTTCTCTTCTCGCCGGATTAATCCTCCTTTTAATGGGAGTGTGTCGTTTAGGTTTTATCACTGCTTATTTATCGGAATCATTTTTCAGTGCTTTTACATCAGCAGCTGCAGTACACATCGCCACCAGTCAGATTTCTTCCATGCTTGGTctatcaataaaaaaatacagtggacttttcaaaataatttacacCTATCGCGACATATTCCTAAACATCACAAAGACTAATATCGCAGAGCTCATCATGTCAATCATATGTATCATCATTCTGTTACTCGTAAAATCTTGCATTAATGACCGATTCAAGCATAAACTAAAATCTCCAATACCGATTGAGTTGATTGTTGTAATACTGGGAACACTAGTCGCCTATCTTGCTAACCTTGCTGAAATTTACGACGTTAAAATTGTTGGCCTGATCTCAACAGAAATACCCGTACCAAAAGTGCCGCCACTAAGCAATGCCACAGATATTTTACTAGACAGTTTTATCATTGCTATATTGATATTCGCCAATACAATCGCTATGGCAAAGATATGTGCCAAGAAACACAATTACGAAATAAACGACTCGCAAGAACTAATTGCCTACGGCTTGTGTAATTTTGTGAGTGCGTTTTTTCTCTGTTTCCCGTCGAGCGTCGCTCCTCCCCGTTCGATGATCGCAAGCACAATGGGAGCAAAGACTACTCTACATGCAGTAGTTACAGCAATTCTCATGTTTTTATTACTGAGTGTTATCAGTAGTTTGTTCAAAACTTTACCTGTATCAATACTGGCCGCTGTTATAGTCATTGCATTAAAAGGCCTATTTCTTCAAATTGCTGATTTAAAGAAATTCTGGCATATCAATATCTTCGATTTCACCATCTGGTTGATAACTTTTCTCAGTGTTGTTTTCTTAGACATTGACTATGGTCTTGGCATCGGAATAGTCATATCTCTCCTTACGGTAGTTCTGCAGAGTCAGCTTGGTCCAAGTTATCGCATTGCACGTCTCCCTAAAGAACATTTATTGGTTGAACACAAACTTTACCATTCAGAAGAGATTAGAGGTGTGAAAATATTCCGATTTGAGGCTAACATTTATTTTGCTACAGCAGAAATATTCCGAAATAGTCTCTATCGAAAAACTCTCAATCCTAGGAAACTTCTGAAACAACTTCAAAAACTAGAAAAACGACTCCAAGAGCAAAATAAAAAGAGTTCATCAACAATGGACATACTCAAACGTTCGACAAGTGTTGATTCAGAATCTGCCGACACAACGATAATAGGAGATCAGACATTTCCATTTTCAGTGGATAAAACGATAGCTCTTGACGGATCGTGTAAAACGCAATACTCTTCTGTATCTCACGTGACAATGAATCCATCGAGTACCAATGTTTCTAATGGGGAAGTCCCAAATGGAAGAAAACATTCTATTACACAGAGTTCGGATTCCGGTATAATTTGGCAGGAGGAAGAAACAGATCCGGAAGATGGCGGTTGTTACATACCAGAGGGAAACCTGAATATTATGAAGTCAGTTCGTTTCATCATATTAGATTTATCCAGTGTAAATTACATCGATGCCACTGGAGCAAATATACTGAGCTACATCTACAAGGAGTACGAACACGTGAATGTAGAAGTTTTTCTTGCTGCGTGTCATCCTCGTGTATGCAAAAGTTTGCAACAGGCTGGCGTGTTTGACGTCTTTCCGCCGGATAATGTATTTGTTACAGTGAATTGTGCAATAGCCCAAACGTATAACAACTACAAAATTAAGTCTTATGATCTTAAAAACTTCACCGACGAAGAAGCCGCGGAAGATTCCTACGTAACGAAACTATAG
- the LOC106878781 gene encoding ER degradation-enhancing alpha-mannosidase-like protein 2 produces MKLMPTWTSFITLLFSFLLISPIQFCQLRKFTKEDLLGYKKRVVDMFNHAYESYMQYAYPLDELRPLTCDGHDTWGSFSLTLIDALDMLAIIGNYTEFRRVAKLVLDRADFDTDINASVFETNIRVVAGLLSSHLLSKKAGMETDAGWPCSGPLLDLAENMARRLLPAFDTPTGMPYGTINLRHGVPAGETTVTCTAGVGTFIVEFGTLSRLTGDPIFENAAMRALKSLWNFRSDIDLFGNHIDVRTGRWTALDMGIGAGVDSYLEYLVKGSIMFNSPEMLAMFNECKVAIEKYLKRDDWYMWGNMKKGSITLPVFTSLDCYWPGIQSLLGENDSAMKTILNFHQVWKQFGFVPEFYNIPKADAHANREGYPLRPELIESTMYLYQATKDPYLLQIGVDMLESIEQVTKTRCGFATVKDVTDHRLENRMESFFLAETLKYMYLLFTPDHFIHNNGSRGEVIQTTYGECVIDAGGYVFNTEGHPIDVAAVHCCSAVKKKDDDILFKLHDNLDLLALLGATDEGQHYGGQKWEKKRKDQQAENSDTGSESNSEDSSKETRDSSGASNTTESESESSNHTSSISDKTETDKENVKINIETKQEKSSPQTDNRGGNTSNLNEQNFDENDSPEKDSQRSEEPNIADLYKSLKDFEIGFKAPYSLMYCPAQPFHMKLSVMGEMFENRIGPLGEE; encoded by the exons ATGAAGTTGATGCCAACATGGACATCGTTCATTAcacttttattttccttcttgctCATCTCACCTATTCAGTTTTGTCAGCTGAGGAAATTCACAAAAGAAGATCTCCTGGGTTACAA GAAACGTGTTGTGGATATGTTCAACCATGCATATGAAAGTTACATGCAGTATGCTTATCCATTGGATGAACTCCGTCCTTTAACATGTGACGGTCATGACACTTGGGGCAG CTTCTCCCTAACCCTCATTGATGCCTTGGATATGTTAGCCATAATTGGCAATTATACAGAATTCCGAAGAGTGGCCAAACTGGTTCTCGACAGAGCAGATTTCGATACTGATATCAATGCATCAgtatttgagaccaatattagaG TTGTTGCTGGTTTACTTTCTTCACATTTGTTGTCTAAGAAGGCAGGAATGGAAACTGATGCAGGTTGGCCATGTTCTGGTCCTCTCTTGGATTTAGCTGAGAACATGGCTCGCAGACTTCTGCCAG CCTTCGATACTCCAACCGGAATGCCATATGGCACCATAAACTTACGACATGGTGTTCCAGCAGGAGAAACGACTGTTACCTGTACTGCTGGAGTGGGAACATTCATTGTAGAATTTGGAACCCTGAGTAGACTTACTGGAGATCCAATTTTTGAGAATGCAGCAATGAGGGCCTTGAAATCACTTTGGAATTTCCGGTCTGATATAGACTTG TTTGGTAACCATATTGATGTAAGAACTGGCAGATGGACAGCTCTTGACATGGGTATTGGTGCTGGTGTAGATTCCTATCTAGAATATCTTGTCAAGGGATCGATTATGTTCAACTCTCCAGAAATGTTGGCCATGTTTAATG AATGTAAAGTGGCCATTGAAAAATACCTGAAACGTGATGATTGGTACATGTGGGGCAATATGAAGAAAGGTTCTATCACATTACCTGTGTTTACTTCTCTCGATTGCTATTGGCCGGGCATACAG AGTTTGCTTGGGGAAAATGACAGTGCTATGAAAACTATTCTGAACTTTCATCAAGTTTGGAAACAATTTGGTTTTGTTCCTGAATTCTATAACATTCCAAAAGCCGATGCCCATGCCAATCGAGAAGGATATCCTTTGAGACCAG AATTGATAGAAAGTACCATGTACTTATACCAGGCCACTAAGGATCCATACCTCCTACAAATTGGAGTGGATATGTTGGAATCTATTGAGCAAGTCACAAAGACCAGATGCGGTTTTGCTACG GTAAAAGATGTGACTGACCACCGGCTGGAAAATAGAATGGAGTCATTTTTTCTAGCAGAGACTCTGAAGTACATGTACCTGTTGTTTACTCCAGACCATTTTATCCATAACAACGGAAGCAGAGGTGAAGTCATACAGACTACATACGGAGAGTGTGTTATCGATGCTGGAGGTTATGTGTTTAACACTGAAGGTCACCCTATTGATGTGGCTGCTGTTCATTGTTGTAGtgcagtgaaaaaaaaagatgatgacaTTCTGTTTAAGCTTCACGACAACTTGGATTTGTTAGCATTGTTGGGAGCCACGGATGAGGGCCAACATTATGGAGGGCAAAAatgggagaagaaaagaaaagatcaaCAAGCAGAAAACAGTGATACTGGGTCGGAATCTAATTCAGAAGATTCTTCCAAAGAGACTAGGGACAGTTCCGGGGCTTCAAATACAACAGAATCTGAAAGTGAATCCAGTAACCACACTTCTTCCATTTCGGATAAAACTGAAACAGATAAGGAAAATGTTAAAATCAATATAGAAACAAAACAGGAGAAATCTTCACCACAAACAGACAATAGGGGTGGAAATACATCGAAtttaaatgaacaaaattttgaCGAAAATGATAGCCCGGAGAAAGATTCACAAAGATCTGAAGAACCGAATATTGCTGACCTTTACAAAAGCTTAAAAGACTTTGAGATTGGATTCAAAGCCCCATATTCTTTAATGTATTGCCCAGCTCAACCATTCCACATGAAACTCTCCGTGATGGGAGAAATGTTTGAAAACAGAATTGGACCTTTAGGagaagaataa
- the LOC106878783 gene encoding Rieske domain-containing protein, which produces MEKYDTSNKSLFFPIEGITEKDLSDWNRSLHKCRLKFATIKKTSNDTKGALVNCNEKSVALFKHKDTIYAIDDKCPHSGGPLHMGDIEEMPNGTLCVRCPWHSWRFNLLDGSVVWPNTREDNKTNVYHTRVDRNGTISIAFKNFDEKYFKAENDF; this is translated from the exons ATGGAGAAGTATGACACAAGCAACAAGTCTCTCTTCTTTCCTATTGAAGGGATTACAGAAAAAG aTTTGTCTGACTGGAATCGGTCATTACATAAATGCAGATTGAAATTTGCCACCATTAAAAAAACCTCCAATGATACAAAAGGAGCATTGGTAAATTGCAACGAGAAGTCAGTTGCTTTATTTAAACATAAAGACACTATTTATGCCATTGATGACAAATGCCCACATTCTG gTGGACCATTACACATGGGAGACATTGAAGAAATGCCGAATGGAACATTATGTGTCAGGTGTCCTTGGCACAGTTGGAGATTTAACCTGTTGGATGGATCTGTGGTTTGGCCTAATACACGAGAAGATAACAAGACAAATGTTTATCATACAAGAGTTGATCGAAACGGCACCATATCGATAGCATTTAAAAACTTTGATGAGAAATATTTCAAGGctgaaaatgatttttaa